The following are from one region of the Acipenser ruthenus chromosome 19, fAciRut3.2 maternal haplotype, whole genome shotgun sequence genome:
- the LOC117424097 gene encoding U3 small nucleolar RNA-associated protein 6 homolog, whose amino-acid sequence MAEIVQQRIEDRIPELEQLERVGLFTRKEVKAMVKKVSALEYKLHRRIISKEDFITYIQYEINVLELIKKRRSRIGYTFKREEIEFTIIHRINNVFRRATAKWKDDVQLWLSHIVFCKKWNTTTQLSKVFSSMLAIHPDKPAFWIMAAKWEMEDRTSSESARLLFLRALRFHPDNQKLYQEYFRMELMHAEKLRKEQKALEQAKMDLGEYEFSEEIMKAELARVIYKDAIQKIKGADFLLSFLAIARLFDFTKEMQEEILLDLQSLHADDPLTWDFMAKRELEVESLPSSEHESKQTKALEVGRREERCCAVYEEAVTAVPTEAMWLRYVTFCYERFKRKSNNEELKQKRREKALAVFQRAHESSLLAESLYKQWLQVLLAVGLMDTAAEVAIAAARRFSQSLDTWQSCLQVLVSVRSHDVPTLFEEALAHIKPKESLPLWILRVEWTEETQSLEDTEAFFQKGLLSLVPAISVAMKEQYLDWCYRTGGVKKAKKVFTSLQENRPFSLAFFQKMIQIEKEQETCKMQNLREYYERALREFGSEEDNLWLDYIKEELNHPQGKPENCGKIHWRAMRVLQGERVERFIAKYTLAQTGHL is encoded by the exons ATGGCTGAGATTGTTCAGCAGCGTATTGAAGACAGAATACCAGAACTCGAGCAGCTCGAGAGAGTTGGTTTGTTTACGAGGAAAGAAGTTAA GGCTATGGTTAAGAAAGTGTCAGCCCTGGAATACAAGCTACACAGGAGGATAATTAGCAAAGAAGACTTCATCACATATATCCAG tacGAGATCAATGTTTTGGAACTGATAAAGAAAAGAAGATCG CGAATTGGGTACACATTCAAGAGAGAAGAGATCGAGTTCACAATAATCCACAGAATTAACAATGTTTTCAGGCGAGCAACAGCAAAGTGGAAG gatgATGTCCAGCTGTGGCTGTCTCATATTGTCTTTTGCAAGAAATGG aacaCGACAACGCAGCTCAGCAAAGTGTTCTCCTCAATGTTAGCGATTCATCCAGACAAACCAG CTTTTTGGATCATGGCAGCGAAGTGGGAGATGGAGGATCGAACTTCATCAGAAAGCGCCAGGCTTTTGTTCCTGCGTGCCCTGCGCTTCCACCCAGACAACCAGAAACTTTACCAGGAG TATTTCCGAATGGAGCTCATGCACGCAGAGAAGCTTCGGAAGGAGCAGAAAGCACTGGAACAGGCGAAGATGGATTTG GGAGAGTACGAGTTTTCGGAGGAGATCATGAAAGCTGAATTGGCCCGAGTGATTTATAAAGATGCTATTCAGAAAATTAAAG GTGCAGATTTCCTACTGTCATTCCTGGCAATTGCTCGACTCTTTGACTTCACGAAGGAAATGCAAGAGGAGATCCTGCTGGA TCTGCAGAGTTTGCATGCTGATGATCCACTGACGTGGGACTTCATGGCGAAGCGGGAACTGGAGGTGGAGTCCCTGCCGTCCTCAGAACACGAGTCCAAGCAGACGAAGGCGTTGGAAGTGGGACGCCGGGAGGAGAGGTGCTGCGCGGTGTACGAGGAGGCCGTGACCGCAGTGCCCACGG AGGCTATGTGGCTGCGTTATGTCACATTCTGCTACGAGAGATTCAAGAGGAAGTCAAACAACGAGGAGCTGAAACAGAAA AGACGAGAGAAGGCTCTAGCAGTGTTTCAAAGGGCACATGAATCGTCGCTGCTTGCAGAATCGCTTTACAAGCAATGG CTCCAGGTGCTACTGGCAGTTGGTCTGATGGATACCGCTGCAGAAGTAGCCATAGCAGCGGCAAGGCGCTTCAGCCAATCGCTGGACACCTGGCAGAGCTGCCTTCAGGTCCTGGTGAGTGTGAGGAGCCATGATGTTCCCACGCTGTTTGAGGAGGCCCTTGCTCATATCAAACCCAAG GAGAGTCTGCCCCTGTGGATTCTCCGAGTGGAATGGACTGAGGAGACGCAAAGCCTTGAAGACACAGAAGCCTTCTTCCAG AAGGGACTGCTTTCCTTGGTCCCTGCCATCTCCGTAGCGATGAAAGAACAGTACTTGGACTGGTGCTACAGAACCGGAGGAGTGAAGAAGGCAAAGAAGGTCTTTACAAG tctTCAGGAAAATAGACCATTTTCTTTGGCCTTTTTCCAAAAAATGATACAGATTGAAAAGGAACAG GAGACCTGCAAGATGCAGAACCTGCGGGAATACTACGAGCGAGCACTCCGGGAATTTGGGTCTGAGGAGGACA ATTTGTGGCTGGATTACATTAAGGAGGAACTGAATCACCCGCAAGGGAAACCCGAAAACTGCGGCAAGATCCACTGGCGAGCCATGCGGGTGCTGCAGGGGGAGCGGGTGGAGCGCTTCATAGCGAAGTACACGCTGGCACAAACTGGACACCTGTAG